In Acaryochloris marina S15, a single genomic region encodes these proteins:
- a CDS encoding TetR/AcrR family transcriptional regulator, whose amino-acid sequence MSSESYHHGYLREALIEAALQQIQSEGASALNLSKLARQCGVSQPAVYRHFANKQALSFSLVQWGFEMLIQRLQATTQPEQEETLTSIKGLAQAYLQFTLEHTELARMMFSLKERVTDPTLHGISKQAAGPLYQIVTIAQERQTLKGDDVDQAVRLIWASIHGLAILLMDEQMPYVTQTPGAIEVHLDAIAQLLHDGLFIQQP is encoded by the coding sequence GTGAGCAGTGAATCGTATCATCACGGTTATTTGAGAGAGGCATTGATTGAGGCTGCACTTCAGCAAATTCAATCAGAAGGAGCCTCAGCCCTGAATTTGAGTAAGTTAGCGCGCCAGTGTGGTGTCAGCCAACCTGCCGTATATCGTCACTTTGCGAATAAACAGGCTTTAAGTTTCAGTTTGGTCCAATGGGGATTTGAAATGCTGATTCAGCGCTTGCAAGCTACCACTCAGCCTGAGCAAGAAGAGACGTTAACCAGCATCAAAGGCTTAGCACAAGCCTATTTGCAGTTCACCCTTGAGCATACGGAGCTTGCCCGGATGATGTTTAGTTTGAAAGAGCGGGTAACTGACCCCACACTCCATGGGATTTCCAAGCAAGCAGCGGGTCCCTTATATCAAATCGTCACGATTGCCCAAGAGCGTCAGACTCTGAAAGGAGATGATGTTGACCAGGCTGTTCGACTGATCTGGGCTTCAATCCATGGACTAGCAATATTACTGATGGATGAGCAAATGCCCTATGTGACACAGACCCCTGGAGCAATCGAAGTGCATCTCGATGCGATCGCACAGTTGCTACATGATGGTTTATTTATTCAGCAGCCCTGA
- a CDS encoding DUF4345 domain-containing protein has product MKRGLQLILGLLSLIPLIVAILGLTSGLGRWLPAEAITPEFDSHYRYITGFYISLAVTAWWIIPNIEQHKTALRILSGAIFMGGLGRVISFWQVGAPSPLALVFTSLELCFPLLLIWQAKLPHNRQSRISQG; this is encoded by the coding sequence ATGAAACGAGGACTACAGCTCATCTTAGGGCTCTTAAGCTTGATTCCCTTAATAGTGGCGATACTGGGTCTCACCTCTGGCTTGGGACGATGGCTGCCTGCTGAAGCGATTACGCCAGAGTTCGATAGCCACTATCGCTATATCACCGGGTTTTATATTTCTCTAGCCGTGACGGCCTGGTGGATCATCCCCAATATTGAACAACACAAGACGGCATTGCGAATTTTGTCAGGTGCCATCTTTATGGGTGGCCTAGGACGAGTGATTTCTTTTTGGCAAGTTGGAGCACCCAGCCCGCTAGCCCTGGTCTTCACAAGCCTAGAATTATGCTTTCCTTTGCTATTGATCTGGCAGGCTAAACTCCCTCACAATCGCCAGTCTAGGATCAGTCAAGGCTAA